In Leptolyngbya sp. O-77, the genomic window ATCAACAACGATGGAACGCCCGAACTTTTTGTCACCAACAGTAGTGGCATTCGGTTTATCGAAAAGCAGCGGGCAGTTGACGATCGAAACGGCGATCGCAGCGAACCCGGCGGCTTTGAAGATATGACCAATACCAACCGAAATCCACTCCGGTCTTTGTCGCTCAGGGGTGCGGTGCAGCTAGCCTTTGGCGATCTGGATGGCAACGGCTTAATAGAAATGCTGGTGGGCGACCTCAGTGGCAGGGTATCTCACTTTGAGTTTGACTTTTCTAGTAACGCCTTTGTGCCAGTCAGAAATAGCCACTTTACGGGTCTTAATTTTGGTAGCCTGGCCAACCCAGAAATTGGAGATATAGATGGGGATGGAGACCTCGATGTCATCATGACTTCTGTGGTGGGCACCAACCGCCAGATGCGCTTATTTAGCAATACAGGACAAACAGCGCCCCCGATTCGTGGCACTGATGCCAATGACATCCTTAGAGGAACGCTCGTCAACGACTTGATCGATGGCGGCAAAGGCAGAGATACGATCTCAGGCTTGGCTGGTGACGATATTATCTTTGCAGGCGATGGCAATGATGTTGTGAATGGTGACAGCGGCAGGGACTTCCTCTTCGGTGAGGATGGCAACGACACGCTGCGAGGCGGCGACGGCAACGATATCTTAACCGGATCGACTTTCAAAAATTTCCAAAATGGAGTGCCTGTCAATACGGATGTCGATACGCTGATTGGCGGCAAAGGATCTGATCATTTTCGCTTACCCGTGGATGGGGCCAGGGCGATCGTTCAGGATTTTGAAGACGGTATCGATCGCCTGAGTTTATTTGGCAGAACGCGCCCATTGCGGTTTGAAGATTTGGATCTGCGTCAGCAAAATAAGGATGTAGAAATCCGGCTCGATGGCACCCTCATCGGCGTTCTGAAAAATACCGATGTCAATCGAATTACCCGCGATGATTTTATTAACCCTGACCGTTTGGGGGGCGATCGCATTGCCACGCCTGATCCATCAACTCCGCCGACCAACATTGGTGATCGCCGGGGAAATGTCATTCTGGGTCTCGAAGTTGGCGGCATTATGGATGGGCGCGGCGGCAACGACGACCTCTCTGGCATGGGCGGCGACGACATCCTGTGCGGCGGCAATGGACATGACACGTTGCGCGGAGGGCAAGGTCATGACATTTGCTGGGGCGGTCGCGGCAGAGATATTTATTACGGCGGTGCAGGACGCGACACCTTCGTTCTCGACCTGTTGAAAGGGGTCGATGTCATCAAAGATTACAAAGATGGGATCGACAAAATTGGTTTGACCAACGGCATCACTTACGAGCAGATCAGTATCCAAAAGGAAGGCAAACACTCTGGGATTTATCTGGACGATCGCAAGCTTGGCGTTGTAGAAAACACGCGCCCCGGAACCCTGAGGGCAGATGATTTTAAGTCCATCAGCTTTGTCACCGTTCAGGACATTCTCACGCCGCAAGTGACGGCATAGCGCAGGTCTTCCTGAATTCCTGAATTCTCTAAATCCTTAACGGAGAGACCTCCAAACTGAGGAGAAACAATCTACTGAAACAATCCAGTATTCTAAGGAGCAACATCATGTCACGACAGGTTTTTGATACGGAAGCCAACAACGTTACGTCAACTGCGGTAAACGTTGGAAAAATCGACATCACCAGTCAGCAAGGTGGCGCATTTGTAAGAGACGGCTTACTCTCTGGCACAGACGTAGTGGACTTTTACAAAATTGAGATCGATCGCCCGACTCAACTCAATAGCACCTTTACGGTTAAGTCTGGTGCTCTGTTCGGCAACTTTCAATTGCTTAACTCTGCGGGGCAGGTTTTACAAACTAAAACCTTGGGAGGTAGCTTGACAAACACATCCATTTTCATGAGCAACTTACCCGCTGGAACTTACTTCTTGAAAGTTAACCAGGAGCGGAACACAGAAGCTCGGTATGACCTGAGTATGTTAGGTGCGCCTGTATCGGGCGCAGAACTGCGCGTGGCAATGATCTCCGTAGCAGCAGTGGACAAATTTGATCCGCTGCCGTTCGACAGTGCAGACTTTAAGATCACGATGGATATAGAGGGAGACACCAACCCCAGACAGATTATCCGGAGCGTAACTAGCCCAGTTTTCGACAATAGAGATAACGTGCCCAACCCCCTTACTGTGCAGGCACCTGTTCCTATATCCGATCGATTTATCAATGTCTCAATTGGTGTAGTGGATACCAATAATCTGTTTTTCCCAGATAAACGTGCGGATATCAATCCCTCGGTGTCCGATTCTATCGTGCGATTCAAGTATGACACGCTGACCCATACGATTTTTGATGATAGTCTCGATGGTCGCGGCGGGCGTGTCAGAGATAAGATTCTAGGTCGGATTAACGAGATAATCGTCAGTCGGGGAGATGGAAGGGCAGGTATTTCCAGACTCGATCGCGCCGAGGTTAGATACTTTGCTGCCTATCGAGCATTTACGTCGCTGTCGGCTCTGGCATTGCAGAGTGCGCCTGCTCGAATTGGGAACGATCGCAACAACACTCTGATCGGCAGCAGCGCAAACGGCATTCTGGACGGTGGTAAGGGGCATGATGAGCTGTCGGGAATGGGCGGCAACGATGCTCTGTGCGGCGGCGCGGGCAATGACACCCTCTGGGGCGGTCGGGGAAACGATACCCTCTGGGGCGGCAAGGGCAAGGACACCTACTATGGGGGTGCGGGGCGCGATACGTTTGTGCTGGATTTTGAAAAGGGGGTGGACGTGATTAAGGACTTTCGGGCTGGTGTGGATAAGATTGGCTTGTCGAGCGGCATGATGTATGAACTGCTAGATATTAAAAGAGAAGGTAAGCACTCTGGGATCTATGTGGGTCAGCAAAAACTGGGGGTCGTCGAAAATACGCGCCCCAGAGAGCTGAAAGCAGACAGCTTTGTACACATGAGCTTTGCTACAGTTCAAGATATTCTCACGCCCTACGTAACGGGTTGAGCGTGTTGTTTGGCTATCAAGGAACTCAATTGATGAAGCGAGTGTGTGTCTACTGCGGCTCTAACTTTGGCGATCGCCCCAGCTATCTGGCGGCTGCACAGTTGCTCGGAAAAGAGCTGGCGGTGCGCGGCATTGAGCTGGTGTATGGCGGCGGCAATGTGGGGCTGATGGGGGCGATCGCCGATGCGGTGCTGGCGGCAGGCGGGCACGTCATCGGCGTGATTCCCCAGGCGCTGGTCGATAAGGAAGTGGCGCATCAGGGGCTGCCCGATCTCCGCGTTGTGCAGTCTATGCACGACCGCAAATCCCTGATGGCAGAGCTGTCGGATGCGTTCATTGCCCTGCCCGGTGGTCTGGGCACGCTGGAGGAATTCTGCGAGATCGCCACCTGGACACAGCTCGGCTTTCACCGAAAGGCGTGCGGTTTGCTGAATGTGGACGGTTTTTATGATGGGCTGCTGGAATTTTTGAACCATGCCACAGCCGAAAAGTTTATCCGTCCTGAACATCGAACGATTGTGCTGGCAGATAACGAGCCTGGCGCGCTGCTCACCAAGCTAGAAACCTACGAGTTGCCCAACGTGCAGAAGTGGATTGGTCGCGACCAACAGTAGCCCCACCCTCGCCGCAGCAAACGGTCTGAGAAACCCAAAAGCCTATTGTCCAAATCCCTCTGTCAGCGCTGGCAGAGGGTTTCAAAGTAAGAACCAAAATCTAATAGACCTCTTGTGTGAATCGTGGGGCGGCGGTGCTGCCCCACGATTCATCGCCATTACCCTAACTGCCTCTGCCGTTCAGACTTGCTCCCCACCCCTCGCTCCAGCCAGTCCGCATCGACGTACAGCGTTTGCCCGATCGGCAAAGCGTCCCAGGTTTCAGTAAAGTGCTGAAGCTGCGATCGCCCGCCCCCCAATTTACCCCAATTTACCCCAACTTTTTCAGTTTTGAGTCAGGCCAATTCCCCAGTTTTTCCCCAATGACAGCGCTGAAACGGAGCGTTATTCTGGCAGGGTAAATGGTTGAGCCGATGTTTGATGGCGATCGCCCTCGGATTGTTGCTTTGAGGGAAAGGGCGATCGCTCCTCCTCTTCGCGTTCACGCTTTGTAATCCTTTTTGTCACCATCAAGGACATCCTCACGCCCCAGGTGATGGCGTAGGGCTGATCCCCCTAAATCCCCCTTAGTAAGGGGGACTTCCGAGCCGCTCCGACCCACTCCGGTTCCCCCCCTTAGTAAGGTAGGGTTGATTCTCTACCCGGAAGAATACAGATTGGAAGAGATGAGATCAAGGCGAAGAGATGGGAGTAGAGGCATTAATTGAACAATTAGAAACGATTCCAGATTGGCGGCGGGGACGGAAAGTCCAATATCCCCTGTGGTTGATGCTGTTGATGACCTTGTTGGGTGTCATGAGCGGGTATAGCAGCCTCAGAGGGCTAGAAGACTTCATGAAGCGTCACCAGCAGGAGGTCGCTGAATTATTCGACTTAGCGAAAGCGAAACTCCCCAGTTACTCCACCTTGCGGGATATGACTCTGCATGTGGATGCCCTCAAGGTTACTGAAATATTCATGCGATGGGCGAACCAAGCATTGCCGACAGAACCAGGGGAGGTGATATCGCTGGATGGCAAAGCGTTAGCTAGTACCCTGAAGGACTGCTATGGCGAGCAGCAAGATTTTGTCACCGTCGTGAGTGCCTGTGTGCAACGGTGGGATGTGGTGATTGGGCAAGTGAGCTTCCATAATGGCGAAAGCAGTGAGATTGTAAGCGTTAGACACTTGCTGCAACAGCTTGATGTCAAAGGCGTGTGGGTGACCTTGGATGCGTTGCACACCCAAAAAAACGGTTTGTGAGATTATCGACGTTGGCAATCATTACTGCATTGGACTCAAAGCCAATCAACGCAAGTTGCTGGAGCAGGCACAGCAGTGCGCTCAAACTCAAGTTCCTCTGAGTTCTCACGAGTTCCTCGATACCTCTCATGGTCGGGTTGTGACTCGTCGGGTTCGAGTCTTTGCTGCTCCCCCAGAGCTATCCCAAGATTGGCAAGCGTTAGCGGCATTTGTCTGCGTTGAGCGTTCGGGAGTCCGTCAGCGACAGCCTTTTAAGCGACAGTCCTGGTTTATCATCTCTCAAGTCATAGACGCTCAACAGCTGAGTGGGATGATTCAAGCCCATCGGGGCACAACAGAAAACAAATTACATTGGGTTAAAGATGTCGTGCAGGGTGAAGATGCTTCCTGGATTCGCGCTGCTAACCCTGCAACGCTGATGGCACTGTTGCGCTCCTGGGCAATTTCTTTGTTTCGTAAAGCTGGCTATTCCTCCATTACAAAAGCCATTCGCTTGTTCCAGCATGATTTGCCGACTCTGATTTCTTTTATCTAGAGAATCAGCCCTACCCTTATTAAGGGGGGCTAGGGGGGATCTGCCGACCGCTTCTGCATCCGACCCGATCCCCCTAAATCCCCCTTAGTAAGGGGGACTTCCGATCCCCCTAAATCCCCCTTAGTAAGGGGGACTTCCGAGCCGACCCAGTTCTGTTTATCCAAATCACAGGAGATTTCTCATGAAGACTCAATCTCGCGCATTGCGTGCGCTCACGACCGAGCTTCTGGTCGCCGAAGACCTCGAAGCAACCGCAGAAAGCATTCTGGGCACGCTGGAACAGGCACAGCTGATCCAGCCCGCTCGCGGCAGAACCTTTAGCGGCACCAGCAAAACCGACATTTACCTGGGCGGCAGCCAGGGCAACGTGGTGGATACAAAAGGCGGCAACGACATCGTGCTGGGCAAGGGCGGCAACGACAGCGTGTTGCTGAGGCAGGGAAACGACCTCGCCTTTGGGGGCGACGGCAACGACACGATCTCAGGTGGGGGCGGCCGCGACACGATCTTCGGCGGCGTGGGCGATGACCTGCTAGACGGCGGCGCAGGCGACGACTGGCTGAACGGCGGACTCGGCAGCGACACGCTCCTGGGCAAAGGCGGCAACGATACGCTGGTAGGCGGTGACGGCGTAGACACCATGACGGGCGGACTGGGGCGCGATCGCTTCTTGTATCTGGGCAATCCCTTCGCCACGCCTGACCCCGACATCATCACCGACTACGAAATCGGGACTGATCAGTTTGCGCTGAAGGGGCGCGATCTGGGCATGACCACCCTCGCGTTTCAGAAGGGCAACGCCGCAGAAATCACCGCCGATGGCAATGCGCTGGTGCTGCTGGATGCGTTCGACAGCGCTGGCGATGCGGCAAAGGCGATCGCCGCCAACGGCAACATCACCACCAAAGAGGGTGTGTTTGTTTACCACAACCTGACGCAGGGCATCAGCCGTCTGGTGTATTCCAAAGACCTGGCGGGGGGCGGCGACTTCACTGTGCTGGCCAACCTCACCAACCAGGCAGGGCAGACGGGCATCACCAATCTGGCGGCATTTTCGGCCAGCGATTTCAGCCTGATCTAAATTGCAATTTTGGGTTTTAGATTGGCGATTTGAGATTTCGAGTCCACAAGGAGCGACAACATGGAACATAACTTTGAACGCTATTGCGAATTGGAATTAATTCCCGATTTGCGCCCTTCGCCCTACGATTTTCAGCCGCGCATTACGCGAATGTGGGACATTGGACAACTG contains:
- a CDS encoding T9SS type A sorting domain-containing protein → MSRQVFDTEANNVTSTAVNVGKIDITSQQGGAFVRDGLLSGTDVVDFYKIEIDRPTQLNSTFTVKSGALFGNFQLLNSAGQVLQTKTLGGSLTNTSIFMSNLPAGTYFLKVNQERNTEARYDLSMLGAPVSGAELRVAMISVAAVDKFDPLPFDSADFKITMDIEGDTNPRQIIRSVTSPVFDNRDNVPNPLTVQAPVPISDRFINVSIGVVDTNNLFFPDKRADINPSVSDSIVRFKYDTLTHTIFDDSLDGRGGRVRDKILGRINEIIVSRGDGRAGISRLDRAEVRYFAAYRAFTSLSALALQSAPARIGNDRNNTLIGSSANGILDGGKGHDELSGMGGNDALCGGAGNDTLWGGRGNDTLWGGKGKDTYYGGAGRDTFVLDFEKGVDVIKDFRAGVDKIGLSSGMMYELLDIKREGKHSGIYVGQQKLGVVENTRPRELKADSFVHMSFATVQDILTPYVTG
- a CDS encoding calcium-binding protein — its product is MKTQSRALRALTTELLVAEDLEATAESILGTLEQAQLIQPARGRTFSGTSKTDIYLGGSQGNVVDTKGGNDIVLGKGGNDSVLLRQGNDLAFGGDGNDTISGGGGRDTIFGGVGDDLLDGGAGDDWLNGGLGSDTLLGKGGNDTLVGGDGVDTMTGGLGRDRFLYLGNPFATPDPDIITDYEIGTDQFALKGRDLGMTTLAFQKGNAAEITADGNALVLLDAFDSAGDAAKAIAANGNITTKEGVFVYHNLTQGISRLVYSKDLAGGGDFTVLANLTNQAGQTGITNLAAFSASDFSLI
- a CDS encoding calcium-binding protein; protein product: MVLNLDQIIRDRLIRLDSGLGENIPKTPFQEQTGSANPFAGIQSEVIAPKFVDIDGDGDADLLARTASGFKFFRNNGGKLQGVTGSSNPFRSLPLQAGDRPNFVDIDGDGDIDAFMGQRDGTIRFFRNDRGQFRQVTGAENPLNGIRVGNNSELIFADINNDGTPELFVTNSSGIRFIEKQRAVDDRNGDRSEPGGFEDMTNTNRNPLRSLSLRGAVQLAFGDLDGNGLIEMLVGDLSGRVSHFEFDFSSNAFVPVRNSHFTGLNFGSLANPEIGDIDGDGDLDVIMTSVVGTNRQMRLFSNTGQTAPPIRGTDANDILRGTLVNDLIDGGKGRDTISGLAGDDIIFAGDGNDVVNGDSGRDFLFGEDGNDTLRGGDGNDILTGSTFKNFQNGVPVNTDVDTLIGGKGSDHFRLPVDGARAIVQDFEDGIDRLSLFGRTRPLRFEDLDLRQQNKDVEIRLDGTLIGVLKNTDVNRITRDDFINPDRLGGDRIATPDPSTPPTNIGDRRGNVILGLEVGGIMDGRGGNDDLSGMGGDDILCGGNGHDTLRGGQGHDICWGGRGRDIYYGGAGRDTFVLDLLKGVDVIKDYKDGIDKIGLTNGITYEQISIQKEGKHSGIYLDDRKLGVVENTRPGTLRADDFKSISFVTVQDILTPQVTA
- a CDS encoding TIGR00730 family Rossman fold protein; its protein translation is MKRVCVYCGSNFGDRPSYLAAAQLLGKELAVRGIELVYGGGNVGLMGAIADAVLAAGGHVIGVIPQALVDKEVAHQGLPDLRVVQSMHDRKSLMAELSDAFIALPGGLGTLEEFCEIATWTQLGFHRKACGLLNVDGFYDGLLEFLNHATAEKFIRPEHRTIVLADNEPGALLTKLETYELPNVQKWIGRDQQ